tattaaaaagtaaacaaaaaatcaagaaagCATTTTGTTTCAGACTTCgtttgaaacaaaaataattttacGTAAATGTAAAGATCAGATAATCCAgtatattatcaatatatatatatatatatattttttcattagcTAGCTATATCCTTGTGATATCTGACAGTTCCTTCACGGATTTGCGTTGTATTTCCATATTCCatagattttttttatatttttctattttttttttttttttttatttatttttataaaacaTACTAATGTATAAGGCATACACCATATAAATCTAGAAGCATCATTGAAGAACACTGATTCCAACCGTTAAgatcttcaatattaattgatattaattaattaagtAGTGATTTTTTTATGGAAAAAATATGGCAAAGACTTTAGCTCAAGGACGGAAACCTGGTAGCGGTAGAAAACCTGGCAAAGGTAAAACTTTAAAAGAAGGTAGGAAACCTGGAAGTGGtagaagaaggaaaacTATTGTCACAGAACAGCAGGATGGGGATCACAAtcttgaaaatatcaatattgcACATACACACATGAATACAATTACAAATACACAAATACAAACTCCATTGCAATCACATGTCCCTCTTACGTTACTATCACCATCATCTATACCAACATTACCATTGGCGCCATTATCTCCTCCAAAggataattttgaaatgaaACTTACTGCAAGAGATTTGGAAACAGTAGATGCCCTAAGGGGTCTCATACAAAGTAGTAATGGATTTAGAAATTCCATATCTTTACCACCAATATCTATGGACAACAATGGGTTTAACAATGACAATAACAACCATAATGTTGAACTTCATGTGATGCATGATCATATAATTACTAGGCCCAAGAGTGTAATACCATTTATTTCAGAtcataatagtaataataataataataataataatgaacaaTACCAAGATCAAAATCATTTGCTGTATCCTCAAACGCATTTCCATACTTCAATGGAGGCTTTCAAAGCTAGCCGAAGGACAAGTATTAACCTTATAAAAACACCTAGTGAAAgttataataatagcattcataataataacaatgataaTACCCAGACTAATAATGAGAACACAAGAATGGTAATGCTACGAAATACCTCATCGGTAAATCAAACAGACAATAATCATATTACAGTGAAACAAACGGTCAATGTTTCCACAGGTAacaataaatcatcatatCATGTGACCACAACAATCTAGCATCTTATTTATCCATTCACTGTCCGTATTTCTTAtttagtaataataatacctCCTTTTCGTAACTCATATATCTCTAGGGTATGTAATCATGTAAGAGTTTTCTTGTAATCCATATTTGCAAATGTCACCTTGAAAAAAACGCCTATGACCGGacataaaaaattatattaatttataAGTGAAATAACTCAGTTAATGTAACTGACAATACCTGCCTGTTAAAGACTTTTATTGATGCAGGGTGAAGATAAATTCCACATTCAATAATGTACTTAGAAATTTACATACTTAGAAATGgctttgaatttttattttatgttAGCGAAGCGAAGCGAAGTGGAAGTGAAATTTCAGAACTACAAAGAAGattatattgtattgtttagaatttaatgatgattttgacTTTGTActcttttttcaattaatgaacatatttttatagGTGAATGAATAACCATCATATTGTTGGTCAATCTAGAAGTATAATAACTGAACAATATATTTCGTGTCTTTCGGTAGAGATATTTCACTTTAAAAGCACAAAAGGACATACTAATCACTAAAACTAATTGCTACAAGTCATGGATTCATTCGAAGCAAGATTACAATTCATTCAAGTCTTGAagaatttacaaaaaaactTGAGTATTATTGACAATAGAACGTCAATAAGTAGTGGGGGAGAGACGAACCCCATGAGTTCAAGTTCCACTGTGGATCCgattcaattttatttaagaAGTTACAAAGATcattttgaagatttccATCAATGTTTATTTGATACTACGAATAAGATGAATTCATTAGATAGGTTgaatgttttattttattatagtAAGATATTGATAACGTTAAGATCTAATatgaatgaatttaatgagAAAGTTATATTTAATGTTCTCTTACCATCATTATGTGatctttatcatttgatCTTACCAAATTATGATTGGAAATCTTTAACTAATTTAGATCCATGTATTGAGatttataatttattgaaagataatttttttaaagatgatgaattaatgACATTAAAGGATTATAGAATAGTGAAGGACAATGAAGGAGAAATACAAGGAACACAAGAAAATATTGCAATAAATAAGTTATCCTGGTATTCAGTCAAGGACGCCACCACCATGAGAACCACGAAAGACAAAGAAGCCTCATCTTCGACTCCATCTTTGGGCCATTCTGTAATGGATCATAAAGAATCTTTCATAAACACAAGAGATCTGTTACAAGATAGAATCCTCAAAAGACagttatttttcaaacattATATACAAAATGGTCTTACGCCTGTCTTTGGCGTCGATAATAATCCTCATAGTACTTTAAAAGACAGTGATCATTTAGCGACGACAACCGCTTCTGTATCACCGGTGCTCCCATTATCTGGTCAAGATCAACTTGCTGTTACTACTACCACTAACAATACTCCTACCGCTGTTCATACCAATATGCACGACTCTAGTGGGAACAATACGACTAATATTAATAAGGTTCATAAGAGTCTTACTACCAATGATAGGATAATACCTATTATAATTCGTCGTATGGAAAATGATCGTGAGAGACATAAGAGATTAAAGGAGAAAAGTTGGGTTGTAGATAGAAATATACAAAGACAGAGACAAAAGGGACAACCTCTTAATACTAAGAAATTGATTCTAAAcgttaatgaatttgaatctttGTGGAATAATACgaatgttaataaattgaCGATAGATGAtataaagaatatgaaggaaatgaatttgataGCGAAGCAAAGTTATATGATAGAATAGGACGATGCGGtatacaatacaatacaatacataCACACACTCGAGTCTACATTagcattttcaattgaggGACCACGTACAGAGCTACGTTTCTCAAACATTTACTTGTATGTAACGGCCTGTATGCACATATAGGTCGAGAAGATCTCTTCTATACATCAACATTGGCGTCCATTGCCGCCCAGCTCGCGCTCGTTTGCCGGGTGAGTGAGTGACCGTAAGTACGTAAAGCGATGACCAGCCGGGCCGAGCAGAACCCGCGGACAGCAGGACGGCCCGAGGGATCCAAACGGCCAGGCAGAGAACTCTTTCCCGAATGAGGTGACGGGTGCACATACTGTACGTCTGTGACATACATACATGGTAGTTGGGAGCGGGGGTTAAATTCCGCTTAGCGTCCAGGGAGCCCTTCCCACGGCGGCTCACAACAATTTTGTAAACAAAACAAACCAGGGAATTTGCTAGCATCATCTCACTGCTAGCTACCAACCAACCAACAGGTACAGGTACTGGTACTGGTACTGGTACAGGTACAGGTGGGTGGATTGCACGTgaagttgatgatgatgggGATGATGATGCCCACAAGGCCTCGAAGAAGGTTCAGTCGAGTCGAATCGAATCGAATCGAAGCCATTCCAGTTACAGTTCACATATATATGCTATCTAGACTGTTCTATCGATAACTCGATATAACGTTTTTGGAAGAAAACTACAACGTCCATATGCTTCAAATATAGCTGGCCttatatatctatttaCGTTCACTAACAAATTACATCTGTCGTGCTAGACTAACGTGTAGTATCTGATAAGTGCTGTCTATTTGCTTTATTATCAACAGTAAACCGTCATTTGGTGGGGTTTTATATAACCCATTTTTGCTGAAGCatttatattgaattataacGTTCCTTTTAGCAGGCCCTTTTTTGTCATTTCAAAAGTTATAACACTCAAAATCACTGGAGCAGTACCATACAATTCGAAAAGTAATCATTAGTTCCGAACCCAccaatataaaataaattatgaGAAGTCGTCCTAAGACGCCGCAAGAGAAGGCAAGAAATCCTACTACTAGCCATCGACATAgtattactactactactcCTAACACTACTACTACCACCTCTACGACGACTAGTACTGCCCGTCGTCCCTTACTGAGATCAAATCCAACAGCtgataatattcatttaaatcTAGATAATAGACATTATCTTTCtaaaaataacaacaaaaaGAACAGTGATAATACTAATCATAATGATCAATCAGAAGATGACAATATCAATGGTACTTCTCAACAATCGAATGATAATTTACAAGCCATGAAAAGTGCCTCAATGACTAACTTACAAATATTAGGGAGATCGGAATTATCACATGGAACAAATAGAGAAACAAAAGTTGTATCTATTGCTCCcccatattattatgattataatccaaatattaatgaacATTTCGGTAATGAtatcaataacaataccAATGGTGAGGGCGGCGGCAACAATTCCCTTGGATATAACATGTTATCAAACATCGAACTAGGCACAACCACAACCGATCAAACGAATAATTTACTGGTAGATGTTCTTCCATCATTTTATATGTATAATGTTTTACATAGACATATTCCTCAAGGGAATGTAGATCCTGATATACATGATTATCCAccaaattatcaagaaaCAATAACTCACGTAAATCCCTTACTATCGAATGCTTCAACAAATGATACCACTGCAACAACGACAGCAAATGAAAACATTGTAGAAAACTtgacaacaacaacgaTGACGACGACAACACCACCATCGAATAatacttcttcttcaaatttgaatatattgaacAACTTACATCCATTAAACACAAGAcattataatatatcatctaaCACAAACAGTACATCACATATCAACAATGGTTCATCTTCAAGTACAAACGAATTACATacagaaattgaagatgatttaaaCGATTCAGATAGTATCatcattgataaattatattctttaccGAAATTAGCTACACCAATTGAAATAGATATAAGAGTCACCAAAAATGTTTCGAAACCACATATTAAAAATGAGGAAGAATcaatattaaaagaatacACTTCAGGTGATATCATTCATGGTTATTgtatcattgaaaatagaTCTTCACAACGTTTAAAATTCGAAATGTTTTATGTCACTTTGGAAGCATACATTTCAATCATTGATAATGTACGTGGTAAAAGAACTGTAAAGAGATTCTTAAGAATGGTAGATTTAAGTGCAAGTTGGTCATACACTGATATTGATTTAAGTTCAGGAATTAATTTGGTACCGGGACAAATAGATTCTTAtgataattcaattatcggattgaaaaataatagaatatTAGAACCAAAgacaaaatataaaaaattcttcatgtttaaattaccaaatcaattattagatataaCATGtaaacaagaacaattcTCTCATTGTTTATTACCTCCAAGTTTTGGTATCGATAGATATAAAAACTCAAGGAAATATTCTTCCATTAAAGTTAATAATGTCCTAGGTTGTGGTCATTTGGGTGTTAAGGGTTCCCCCATATTGACTTCAGATATATCAGATGAAAATGTCTCCATTAATTATACCATTGACGCAAGAATTGTAGGCAAAGATTTAAAGActcaaaaattaaatattatgAAGGAAAAGGAATATAATTTAAGAGTCATACCCTTTGGATTTGGTACTACTTTAACAAGTAGAAATGTATTTGAtaaacaattgaaagatttaagATTATTAATTCAAGATAGAATAGACGCTTTAGAAAAAGTTTTTGAAAGgttgaaaaatgatgaacCAATTATCAATTCTGATATACATTCAAACGATTTAAGCGGGACAATTGATAGCGATactgaattattatcagccgaaatattaagaagaaaaatggaTCAATTACATATCAATAATAGATTAGATGATAATTCTAAtgttttcaatgatttcaaaaacatGTCTCCAAAGGAGAATATAATAGAATCTGAATTAAGTTATAGGATCAAAATGAAACATAAATCAAGtccaaatttgaaaaacgTTTTCTTTCCTGGGTTTTTAAGTGGTTCTCATTATTCAACAAACTCAGTAACTAcagaatcatcattatctacTGATTCTataatatcaaataatattccacAACAATCATCtacttcttcatcaacGATAGGaattatttcatcaaatcGTAGAACACCATTACAACATGTATCTACAACAGAACATCAATCTATGGACAAATCAGGATTAATAGTTATTTCCACACAAATTCCTAAAGCATCATTACCATACTTGTCACCATCCCTATTACGGAAAAcgaataaatttgaaaataaaaatcgTCATGATCAAGAAAATTGGTTAAGATTATCAAGATTAAAtacagatgaagaaaacacTGAATTAActaaattagaaataaaattaacATGTCTCcaatcaaataatagtacACCACATAATCCACCACAAATTCAGTCTGTAAACGTCGAATTACTTGCTATAAATGGTAAATCTGATAATTCGATCCCAATCAAATTACAAGCTGCAGCTTTATTGAACgaggaaaaattatcaCATATAACAATGTCATTTAAAGCATATCAAAATGCCATATCAAATTATAGGAAGGGTTTTAGAGagaatttaatgaaattgaatgaattattcAACGTGGGAAGAACATTAAGCAATGCACGTGTACTTGAATTTACAGATTTTATTACTGATCAAATGAGAAATGATATCGAGAGTTTATGTAATTTAGAAGTGGAAAGGATCCCTGTACCAGATATCTTTGTTAAATCTGCATTAAAACAAAATGTCcctgaagaaaaaataccTTCAACAGGTAGTTCTTCCTTAACTACTCCATGGATAAAATGTGGACCATCAGAATATCAAAGGAAATTGATTCTAAATTTAGAGTATagtgaaaagaataataatcataCGTTAATACCTGACTTTGAAAGTTGTTTATGTTGTAGATTCTATTGTATCAGAGTTCAAGTGAAATTTGAGAATCATATTGGTCTTGCTACTATTGACATACCTGTATCGGTTAAAAAATTGAACTCATAGACATCACCGTATATTAAGAGCGAAAAGTACCCAActcaaaaataaacaaacaaacaaacaaacaaacaaacagaCAGACAAACAAACCTCTTTGCATTttcgataataataataataataataataataataataataataattttttgataGATTAAGGAAATAactaattaattaattaatag
The Naumovozyma dairenensis CBS 421 chromosome 5, complete genome DNA segment above includes these coding regions:
- the DAT1 gene encoding Dat1p (similar to Saccharomyces cerevisiae DAT1 (YML113W); ancestral locus Anc_8.836); the encoded protein is MAKTLAQGRKPGSGRKPGKGKTLKEGRKPGSGRRRKTIVTEQQDGDHNLENINIAHTHMNTITNTQIQTPLQSHVPLTLLSPSSIPTLPLAPLSPPKDNFEMKLTARDLETVDALRGLIQSSNGFRNSISLPPISMDNNGFNNDNNNHNVELHVMHDHIITRPKSVIPFISDHNSNNNNNNNNEQYQDQNHLLYPQTHFHTSMEAFKASRRTSINLIKTPSESYNNSIHNNNNDNTQTNNENTRMVMLRNTSSVNQTDNNHITVKQTVNVSTGNNKSSYHVTTTI
- the BUL2 gene encoding ubiquitin-ubiquitin ligase BUL2 (similar to Saccharomyces cerevisiae BUL2 (YML111W) and BUL1 (YMR275C); ancestral locus Anc_8.834), which codes for MRSRPKTPQEKARNPTTSHRHSITTTTPNTTTTTSTTTSTARRPLLRSNPTADNIHLNLDNRHYLSKNNNKKNSDNTNHNDQSEDDNINGTSQQSNDNLQAMKSASMTNLQILGRSELSHGTNRETKVVSIAPPYYYDYNPNINEHFGNDINNNTNGEGGGNNSLGYNMLSNIELGTTTTDQTNNLLVDVLPSFYMYNVLHRHIPQGNVDPDIHDYPPNYQETITHVNPLLSNASTNDTTATTTANENIVENLTTTTMTTTTPPSNNTSSSNLNILNNLHPLNTRHYNISSNTNSTSHINNGSSSSTNELHTEIEDDLNDSDSIIIDKLYSLPKLATPIEIDIRVTKNVSKPHIKNEEESILKEYTSGDIIHGYCIIENRSSQRLKFEMFYVTLEAYISIIDNVRGKRTVKRFLRMVDLSASWSYTDIDLSSGINLVPGQIDSYDNSIIGLKNNRILEPKTKYKKFFMFKLPNQLLDITCKQEQFSHCLLPPSFGIDRYKNSRKYSSIKVNNVLGCGHLGVKGSPILTSDISDENVSINYTIDARIVGKDLKTQKLNIMKEKEYNLRVIPFGFGTTLTSRNVFDKQLKDLRLLIQDRIDALEKVFERLKNDEPIINSDIHSNDLSGTIDSDTELLSAEILRRKMDQLHINNRLDDNSNVFNDFKNMSPKENIIESELSYRIKMKHKSSPNLKNVFFPGFLSGSHYSTNSVTTESSLSTDSIISNNIPQQSSTSSSTIGIISSNRRTPLQHVSTTEHQSMDKSGLIVISTQIPKASLPYLSPSLLRKTNKFENKNRHDQENWLRLSRLNTDEENTELTKLEIKLTCLQSNNSTPHNPPQIQSVNVELLAINGKSDNSIPIKLQAAALLNEEKLSHITMSFKAYQNAISNYRKGFRENLMKLNELFNVGRTLSNARVLEFTDFITDQMRNDIESLCNLEVERIPVPDIFVKSALKQNVPEEKIPSTGSSSLTTPWIKCGPSEYQRKLILNLEYSEKNNNHTLIPDFESCLCCRFYCIRVQVKFENHIGLATIDIPVSVKKLNS
- the CTK3 gene encoding Ctk3p (similar to Saccharomyces cerevisiae CTK3 (YML112W); ancestral locus Anc_8.835), translating into MDSFEARLQFIQVLKNLQKNLSIIDNRTSISSGGETNPMSSSSTVDPIQFYLRSYKDHFEDFHQCLFDTTNKMNSLDRLNVLFYYSKILITLRSNMNEFNEKVIFNVLLPSLCDLYHLILPNYDWKSLTNLDPCIEIYNLLKDNFFKDDELMTLKDYRIVKDNEGEIQGTQENIAINKLSWYSVKDATTMRTTKDKEASSSTPSLGHSVMDHKESFINTRDLLQDRILKRQLFFKHYIQNGLTPVFGVDNNPHSTLKDSDHLATTTASVSPVLPLSGQDQLAVTTTTNNTPTAVHTNMHDSSGNNTTNINKVHKSLTTNDRIIPIIIRRMENDRERHKRLKEKSWVVDRNIQRQRQKGQPLNTKKLILNVNEFESLWNNTNVNKLTIDDIKNMKEMNLIAKQSYMIE